Proteins found in one Mangifera indica cultivar Alphonso chromosome 15, CATAS_Mindica_2.1, whole genome shotgun sequence genomic segment:
- the LOC123197370 gene encoding protein ROOT PRIMORDIUM DEFECTIVE 1 — translation MPIFLSFSAKLLKPKSTSTTTLNTIISFTSYCNFIFTKRMSQKCTSIPKKQERVRDHAYDNYMEIEKKTRKVLKFQSLILSQHNQTLPISRLDILSRRIGFKQHEAGKFVLKLPHVFEIYEHPVQRILFCRLTRKAILQIEQEKQALNAQIPDAVTRLRKLLMMSNTGRLRLEHIRIAMSEFGLPEDFEYSVILKNPQYFRLFDADENRNKYVELVERDKSLAVCAIEKVREKEYREKGIDAEDIRFSFIVNFPPGFKIGKYYRIAVWKWQRVPYWSPYEDVSGYDLRSLEAQKRMEKRAVATIHEMLSLTVEKKLTLERIAHFRLAMNLPKKLKEFVLQHQGIFYMSTRGNHGKLHTLFLREAYRKGELIEPNDLYFARRKLGELVLLSPRKMKMDRELVSYRRDRDDSRIEHVRSVYEGNNVENYGIEKNGEDNLNSDLGSDIESDCIDDDDDDDDDCDEIIGKEPGACVSE, via the coding sequence ATGCCCATCTTCTTGTCTTTCAGTGCCAAGCTATTGAAGCCTAAATCTACATCAACAACAACACTGAACACTATAATCTCATTCACAAGCTACTGCAACTTCATATTCACAAAACGCATGTCCCAGAAATGCACTTCAATCCCTAAAAAGCAAGAGCGAGTACGCGATCACGCTTACGATAATTACATGGAAATCGAGAAGAAGACTCGCAAAGTTCTAAAATTTCAGTCTTTAATCTTGTCGCAGCACAACCAAACGCTGCCTATCTCTCGCTTGGACATTCTCTCTCGCCGCATTGGCTTCAAACAACACGAAGCTGGTAAGTTTGTTCTCAAGTTGCCGCACGTTTTTGAAATCTATGAACACCCAGTTCAACGAATTTTGTTTTGTCGTTTAACACGAAAAGCTATTCTCCAAATTGAACAAGAAAAACAGGCTTTGAATGCCCAAATACCCGATGCTGTAACCCGTTTGAGGAAGCTTCTTATGATGTCAAATACGGGTCGGTTACGGCTTGAACATATTCGGATTGCGATGTCTGAATTTGGGTTGCCTGAGGATTTTGAGTACTCGGTAATTCTTAAGAACCCACAGTATTTCAGATTGTTCGATGCTgatgaaaatagaaataaatatgtGGAGCTTGTTGAGAGAGATAAAAGTTTAGCTGTTTGTGCTATTGAGAAAGTTAGAGAAAAAGAGTATAGAGAGAAAGGTATTGATGCTGAAGATATTAGGTTTTCTTTTATTGTGAATTTTCCTCCTGGATTTAAGATTGGCAAGTATTACAGAATTGCTGTGTGGAAATGGCAACGTGTTCCTTATTGGTCCCCCTATGAGGATGTATCAGGATATGACTTGAGATCGCTTGAGGCACAAAAGAGAATGGAGAAGAGGGCAGTGGCAACTATTCATGAAATGCTGTCGTTGACTGTGGAGAAGAAGTTGACATTGGAAAGGATTGCACATTTTAGGTTGGCGATGAACTTGCCAAAGAAGTTGAAGGAGTTTGTGCTTCAGCATCAGGGGATATTTTATATGTCAACAAGAGGGAATCACGGGAAACTTCATACACTGTTTCTTAGGGAGGCATATAGGAAAGGAGAGTTGATAGAGCCGAATGATTTGTATTTTGCGAGGAGGAAGTTGGGCGAGTTGGTTTTGTTGAGTCCtaggaagatgaagatggataGAGAGTTGGTCAGCTATAGGCGAGATAGAGATGATAGCAGGATTGAGCATGTTCGAAGTGTTTATGAAGGGAATAATGTTGAGAATTATGGGATTGAAAAAAATGGGGAGGATAACTTGAATTCAGATTTAGGCTCAGATATTGAGTCAGATTGtatagatgatgatgatgatgatgatgatgattgtGATGAAATCATTGGTAAAGAGCCCGGTGCATGTGTAAGTGAGTGA
- the LOC123197592 gene encoding homeobox-leucine zipper protein ANTHOCYANINLESS 2 isoform X1: MEGVGEMDLMGEHFDPSIVGRIREAELESRSGSDNIEGAASGDDQEANEEGPLRKKKYHRHTPQQIQELEAFFKECPHPDEKQRLELSMRLNLEAKQIKFWFQNRRTQMKTQMERHENVILRQEHDKLRAENDMLKEAIKTPVCNKCGGPAEPSNASNYELQQLRIGNARLQDELGRICILANKFLGRPLASLTNPASQILKSSLELAMGRSGLGGLPNIPGSPVLTGHEFVEGSFMKPPIAGMMGNEMSYERNMLVDLALAAMDELINMAQPDGPIWVKSVDRGRDVLNREEYMRTFSSSAALKPNGFVTEASRETGIVIVNSLALVETLMDANRWVEMFPCMISGAATIDTISSGVAGTKNGALQLMLAEFQVLSPLVPVRQVKFLRFCKQHSEGLWAVVDVSINTNQDGPNGDPYSTCRRLPSGCVIQDMPNNYTKVTWIEHTEYDESNIHSLCRPLLSSGMGFGAHRWLATLQRQCEGFVILMSSTIPGQDHSGINSNGRKSMLKLAHRMTYNFCAGVCASTVRRWDKLRVGNVSEDVRVLTWKNINDPGEPPGVVLCAATSVWIPATTQRLFDFMRDERMRSEWDILSNGGPMQEMVHIANGHRRGNCVSLLRASSMNANESNMLILQETWNDASGSLIVYAPVDVPSMGMVMNGGDPACVALLPSGFAILPDGRSHGNGSNGCLLTVGYQILVNSLPTAKLTLESVETVNNLVSRTIQKIRAAIQEI; encoded by the exons ATGGAGGGTGTTGGTGAGATGGATCTAATGGGGGAACATTTTGATCCTAGTATTGTGGGAAGGATTAGGGAGGCTGAATTAGAAAGCAGGTCTGGAAGTGATAATATTGAAGGTGCGGCATCTGGTGATGATCAAGAAGCCAATGAAGAGGGACCTCTAAGGAAGAAGAAGTATCACAGGCACACTCCACAACAAATACAAGAGCTTGAAGC TTTCTTTAAGGAGTGTCCTCATCCCGATGAGAAACAAAGGTTGGAGCTCAGTATGAGGCTTAACTTAGAGGCCAAGCAAATCAAGTTCTGGTTTCAGAATAGGAGAACCCAAATGAAA ACTCAAATGGAAAGGCATGAGAATGTAATTCTTCGGCAAGAACATGATAAGCTTAGAGCTGAAAATGATATGTTGAAGGAAGCAATAAAAACTCCAGTATGCAACAAATGTGGTGGTCCGGCAGAGCCTAGCAATGCGTCCAATTATGAGCTGCAGCAACTTAGGATTGGGAATGCTCGATTACAGGACGAATTGGGTCGGATTTGCATCTTGGCTAACAAGTTCCTAGGCAGGCCTCTTGCATCCTTAACAAATCCGGCCTCTCAAATCTTAAAATCCAGTTTGGAGCTTGCAATGGGAAGAAGTGGTTTAGGTGGCTTGCCAAATATTCCAGGTTCCCCGGTGTTAACAGGACATGAGTTTGTTGAAGGGTCTTTTATGAAACCACCGATAGCAGGCATGATGGGAAATGAAATGTCGTATGAGAGAaatatgcttgttgatcttgcATTAGCAGCTATGGATGAATTGATTAATATGGCTCAGCCAGATGGTCCCATTTGGGTCAAGAGTGTGGATAGAGGAAGGGATGTGCTGAACCGAGAGGAGTATATGAGAACATTTTCATCTAGTGCAGCCCTTAAACCAAATGGCTTTGTGACTGAGGCTTCAAGGGAAACCGGAATTGTAATTGTCAATAGCTTGGCTCTTGTAGAGACTTTAATGGATGCG AATCGATGGGTAGAAATGTTCCCGTGCATGATTTCTGGAGCTGCCACCATTGATACAATTTCCAGCGGTGTGGCTGGAACAAAAAATGGTGCTCTACAACTG ATGCTTGCTGAGTTCCAAGTACTCTCACCTCTAGTTCCTGTCCGCCAAGTGAAGTTCCTCCGGTTCTGCAAGCAGCATTCTGAGGGCTTGTGGGCTGTTGTCGATGTGTCTATCAACACAAACCAAGATGGTCCAAATGGGGACCCATATTCGACCTGTCGAAGGCTTCCTTCTGGCTGTGTTATACAAGATATGCCAAATAATTATACCAAG GTTACTTGGATTGAGCATACTGAGTATGATGAGAGTAACATTCATAGTCTTTGCCGCCCATTGCTTAGTTCTGGCATGGGCTTTGGTGCACACAGGTGGCTTGCTACCCTACAGAGGCAATGCGAGGGCTTTGTGATTCTCATGTCATCCACCATACCTGGCCAAGATCATTCGG GGATAAATTCGAATGGAAGGAAAAGCATGCTAAAGCTGGCACATCGCATGACGTATAACTTTTGTGCTGGGGTTTGTGCTTCAACTGTTCGCAGGTGGGACAAGCTCCGTGTTGGAAATGTCAGCGAGGATGTGAGGGTATTGACatggaaaaatattaatgatcCTGGTGAGCCACCTGGTGTTGTGTTGTGTGCTGCAACTTCTGTTTGGATTCCAGCAACAACGCAGCGGTTGTTTGATTTTATGCGTGATGAACGAATGAGGAGCGAATGGGACATTTTATCCAATGGCGGACCAATGCAAGAGATGGTCCATATTGCCAATGGCCACAGACGTGGCAACTGTGTTTCTCTCCTTCGAGCTAGT TCCATGAATGCGAATGAAAGCAACATGCTGATACTGCAAGAGACATGGAACGATGCATCAGGCTCGCTTATCGTGTATGCACCGGTCGATGTACCATCAATGGGAATGGTGATGAATGGTGGTGATCCTGCATGTGTGGCGCTGCTGCCATCCGGATTTGCCATCCTTCCAGACGGGCGGTCTCATGGAAATGGAAGCAATGGATGCCTTCTCACAGTTGGATATCAGATTCTGGTGAACAGCCTTCCAACTGCAAAACTCACCCTGGAATCAGTTGAAACTGTTAACAATCTAGTCTCCCGCACAATTCAGAAGATCAGAGCTGCTATCCAAGAAATATAA
- the LOC123197592 gene encoding homeobox-leucine zipper protein ANTHOCYANINLESS 2 isoform X2: protein MSFGGLINSPRVNCIDDMSAKTVAEILPYGHKMTTGAIPRFPLSLSIAKSVLFFIGLVQKNNMEGVGEMDLMGEHFDPSIVGRIREAELESRSGSDNIEGAASGDDQEANEEGPLRKKKYHRHTPQQIQELEAFFKECPHPDEKQRLELSMRLNLEAKQIKFWFQNRRTQMKTQMERHENVILRQEHDKLRAENDMLKEAIKTPVCNKCGGPAEPSNASNYELQQLRIGNARLQDELGRICILANKFLGRPLASLTNPASQILKSSLELAMGRSGLGGLPNIPGSPVLTGHEFVEGSFMKPPIAGMMGNEMSYERNMLVDLALAAMDELINMAQPDGPIWVKSVDRGRDVLNREEYMRTFSSSAALKPNGFVTEASRETGIVIVNSLALVETLMDANRWVEMFPCMISGAATIDTISSGVAGTKNGALQLMLAEFQVLSPLVPVRQVKFLRFCKQHSEGLWAVVDVSINTNQDGPNGDPYSTCRRLPSGCVIQDMPNNYTKVTWIEHTEYDESNIHSLCRPLLSSGMGFGAHRWLATLQRQCEGFVILMSSTIPGQDHSGINSNGRKSMLKLAHRMTYNFCAGVCASTVRRWDKLRVGNVSEDVRVLTWKNINDPGEPPGVVLCAATSVWIPATTQRLFDFMRDERMRSEWDILSNGGPMQEMVHIANGHRRGNCVSLLRASSMNANESNMLILQETWNDASGSLIVYAPVDVPSMGMVMNGGDPACVALLPSGFAILPDGRSHGNGSNGCLLTVGYQILVNSLPTAKLTLESVETVNNLVSRTIQKIRAAIQEI from the exons ATGAGTTTTGGGGGTTTAATCAACAGTCCCAGAGTTAATTGTATTGATGATATGAGTGCAAAGACTGTGGCTGAAATTCTTCCATACGGTCACAAAATGACAACTGGTGCCATTCCTCGGTTTCCCCTTTCTCTCTCCATTG CTAAATCCGTGTTGTTTTTTATTGGTTTGGTTCAGAAAAATAACATGGAGGGTGTTGGTGAGATGGATCTAATGGGGGAACATTTTGATCCTAGTATTGTGGGAAGGATTAGGGAGGCTGAATTAGAAAGCAGGTCTGGAAGTGATAATATTGAAGGTGCGGCATCTGGTGATGATCAAGAAGCCAATGAAGAGGGACCTCTAAGGAAGAAGAAGTATCACAGGCACACTCCACAACAAATACAAGAGCTTGAAGC TTTCTTTAAGGAGTGTCCTCATCCCGATGAGAAACAAAGGTTGGAGCTCAGTATGAGGCTTAACTTAGAGGCCAAGCAAATCAAGTTCTGGTTTCAGAATAGGAGAACCCAAATGAAA ACTCAAATGGAAAGGCATGAGAATGTAATTCTTCGGCAAGAACATGATAAGCTTAGAGCTGAAAATGATATGTTGAAGGAAGCAATAAAAACTCCAGTATGCAACAAATGTGGTGGTCCGGCAGAGCCTAGCAATGCGTCCAATTATGAGCTGCAGCAACTTAGGATTGGGAATGCTCGATTACAGGACGAATTGGGTCGGATTTGCATCTTGGCTAACAAGTTCCTAGGCAGGCCTCTTGCATCCTTAACAAATCCGGCCTCTCAAATCTTAAAATCCAGTTTGGAGCTTGCAATGGGAAGAAGTGGTTTAGGTGGCTTGCCAAATATTCCAGGTTCCCCGGTGTTAACAGGACATGAGTTTGTTGAAGGGTCTTTTATGAAACCACCGATAGCAGGCATGATGGGAAATGAAATGTCGTATGAGAGAaatatgcttgttgatcttgcATTAGCAGCTATGGATGAATTGATTAATATGGCTCAGCCAGATGGTCCCATTTGGGTCAAGAGTGTGGATAGAGGAAGGGATGTGCTGAACCGAGAGGAGTATATGAGAACATTTTCATCTAGTGCAGCCCTTAAACCAAATGGCTTTGTGACTGAGGCTTCAAGGGAAACCGGAATTGTAATTGTCAATAGCTTGGCTCTTGTAGAGACTTTAATGGATGCG AATCGATGGGTAGAAATGTTCCCGTGCATGATTTCTGGAGCTGCCACCATTGATACAATTTCCAGCGGTGTGGCTGGAACAAAAAATGGTGCTCTACAACTG ATGCTTGCTGAGTTCCAAGTACTCTCACCTCTAGTTCCTGTCCGCCAAGTGAAGTTCCTCCGGTTCTGCAAGCAGCATTCTGAGGGCTTGTGGGCTGTTGTCGATGTGTCTATCAACACAAACCAAGATGGTCCAAATGGGGACCCATATTCGACCTGTCGAAGGCTTCCTTCTGGCTGTGTTATACAAGATATGCCAAATAATTATACCAAG GTTACTTGGATTGAGCATACTGAGTATGATGAGAGTAACATTCATAGTCTTTGCCGCCCATTGCTTAGTTCTGGCATGGGCTTTGGTGCACACAGGTGGCTTGCTACCCTACAGAGGCAATGCGAGGGCTTTGTGATTCTCATGTCATCCACCATACCTGGCCAAGATCATTCGG GGATAAATTCGAATGGAAGGAAAAGCATGCTAAAGCTGGCACATCGCATGACGTATAACTTTTGTGCTGGGGTTTGTGCTTCAACTGTTCGCAGGTGGGACAAGCTCCGTGTTGGAAATGTCAGCGAGGATGTGAGGGTATTGACatggaaaaatattaatgatcCTGGTGAGCCACCTGGTGTTGTGTTGTGTGCTGCAACTTCTGTTTGGATTCCAGCAACAACGCAGCGGTTGTTTGATTTTATGCGTGATGAACGAATGAGGAGCGAATGGGACATTTTATCCAATGGCGGACCAATGCAAGAGATGGTCCATATTGCCAATGGCCACAGACGTGGCAACTGTGTTTCTCTCCTTCGAGCTAGT TCCATGAATGCGAATGAAAGCAACATGCTGATACTGCAAGAGACATGGAACGATGCATCAGGCTCGCTTATCGTGTATGCACCGGTCGATGTACCATCAATGGGAATGGTGATGAATGGTGGTGATCCTGCATGTGTGGCGCTGCTGCCATCCGGATTTGCCATCCTTCCAGACGGGCGGTCTCATGGAAATGGAAGCAATGGATGCCTTCTCACAGTTGGATATCAGATTCTGGTGAACAGCCTTCCAACTGCAAAACTCACCCTGGAATCAGTTGAAACTGTTAACAATCTAGTCTCCCGCACAATTCAGAAGATCAGAGCTGCTATCCAAGAAATATAA
- the LOC123197936 gene encoding RHOMBOID-like protein 3 — translation MSAEDMERGRVNKSRIGNSSSNNNSYATSSAYLIEDMESEWTSWLVPMFVVANVVVFIIVMYINDCPKHKDSNFGDKCVARFLGRFSFEPLRENPLFGPSSHTLKKLGALERKTVVKHQGWRLITCVWLHAGVIHLLTNMLCLVFIGIRLEQQFGFVRIGVIYLLAGFGGSVLSSLFLHNNISVGASGALFGLLGAMLSELITNWSLYTNKAAALVTLLVIIAINLAIGILPHVDNFAHFGGFLTGFFLGFILLPRPRFGWLDRRNLPASAPVRSKYKTYQYVLWLVSLVLLLAGFTVGLVMLFRGGNVYDQCHWCQYLSCVRTSRWNCDGNE, via the exons ATGTCGGCGGAAGACATGGAGAGAGGAAGAGTGAACAAGAGCAGAATAGGTAATagcagcagcaacaacaacagTTACGCAACATCATCAGCGTATCTGATCGAAGACATGGAGTCTGAGTGGACTTCTTGGTTGGTCCCCATGTTCGTGGTGGCTAATGTTGTTGTTTTTATCATTGTCATGTACATCAACGACTGTCCTAAGCACAAAGATTCGAACTTTGGTGACAAGTGTGTGGCCAGGTTTCTCGGGAGGTTTTCTTTTGAGCCTTTGAGAGAAAATCCTCTCTTTGGTCCCTCTTCTCATAC atTGAAGAAATTGGGTGCACTTGAACGGAAAACAGTGGTGAAACATCAAGGATGGAGACTTATCACTTGCGTCTGGTTACATGCCGGTGTCATTCATCTTCTTACAAATATGTTGTGCCTTGTTTTCATCGGTATTCGCCTGGAACAGCAGTTCGGATTCG TGCGAATCGGAGTAATCTATCTGTTGGCTGGTTTTGGTGGGAGTGTTCTTTCCTCCTTATTTCTCCATAATAACATTTCTGTCGGTGCTTCTGGCGCACTTTTTGGACTTCTTGGAGCAATGCTTTCCGAGTTAATTACAAACTGGTCTCTTTATACCAACAAG GCTGCAGCGCTGGTAACTCTTCTGGTCATCATCGCCATTAATCTTGCTATAGGAATTCTGCCACATGTGGATAATTTTGCTCACTTTGGTGGGTTTCTTACTGGCTTCTTCCTCGGCTTCATTTTGCTGCCTCGTCCTCGGTTTGGGTGGCTAGATCGCAGGAATCTTCCTGCCAGTGCTCCTGTCAGATCCAAATACAAGACATATCAATACGTTCTATGGTTGGTCTCTCTGGTTCTTCTACTTGCAGG ATTCACAGTTGGGTTGGTGATGCTGTTTCGAGGAGGCAATGTTTATGATCAGTGCCATTGGTGTCAATACCTGAGCTGTGTTCGAACCTCTCGATGGAATTGTGATGGAAATGAGTAG